The Vicia villosa cultivar HV-30 ecotype Madison, WI linkage group LG1, Vvil1.0, whole genome shotgun sequence genome includes a region encoding these proteins:
- the LOC131624311 gene encoding calcium-binding protein KRP1-like, whose translation MASSSSKKNGGSVVFEDFFPSMMEKLGSEGFMKELANGFNVLMDREKKVITFESLKKNSALLGLEGMSDDEIACMLREGDMDGDGALSEMEFCTLMFRLSPSLMNDTKQLLGEVIFNGN comes from the coding sequence ATGGCATCATCAAGTTCAAAGAAGAATGGTGGATCGGTTGTGTTTGAGGACTTCTTCCCTTCAATGATGGAGAAGCTAGGGAGTGAAGGGTTTATGAAAGAGTTGGCAAATGGGTTCAATGTGTTGATGGATAGAGAGAAGAAAGTGATAACATTTGAGAGCTTGAAGAAGAATTCGGCATTGCTTGGGCTCGAAGGTATGAGTGATGATGAGATTGCTTGCATGTTAAGAGAAGGTGATATGGATGGAGATGGAGCTCTTAGTGAAATGGAGTTTTGCACTCTCATGTTTAGGTTGAGTCCTTCTTTGATGAATGACACTAAGCAACTTTTGGGGGAAGTCATTTTTAATGGAAATTAA
- the LOC131624320 gene encoding OVARIAN TUMOR DOMAIN-containing deubiquitinating enzyme 1-like, giving the protein MRNKEPVLDDGEVVYEDGPGCGWNDFEDEDVMQQTSSIHDDEAKKLPYVGDKEPLSSLAAEYQSGSPILLEKIKVLAEQYAAIRRTRGDGNCFFRGFMFSYLEHLLEAQDKVEIERIKANIERSRKALQTLGYAELTFEDFFTLFLEQLEDVIQGKETSISHEELVLRSRDQSVSDYVVMFFRFVTSAAIQNRSEFFEPFIMGLTNTSVEQFCKSAVEPMGEESDHVHITALSDALGVPIRVVYLDRSSCDTGGVSVNHHDFIPSAGDLPSSSGSSEKKNPFITLLYRPGHYDILYPK; this is encoded by the exons ATGCGGAATAAAGAACCGGTGTTGGATGATGGGGAAGTGGTGTATGAGGATGGTCCGGGTTGTGGGTGGAATGATTTTGAGGATGAGGATGTAATGCAGCAGACATCTTCTATTCATGATGATGAAGCCAAGAAGCTTCCGTATGTGGGTGACAAG GAACCACTATCTAGCTTGGCTGCTGAATATCAATCAGGCAGTCCTATCTTACTGGAGAAAATCAAG GTGCTTGCTGAGCAATATGCTGCCATTCGGCGTACTCGGGGAGATGGAAACTGCTTCTTTCGAGGCTTTATGTTTTCATACCTT GAGCATCTTTTGGAAGCTCAAGACAAAGTAGAAATTGAACGCATCAAAGCCAATATTGAGAGAAGTAGAAAAGCACTTCAGACCTTGGGTTATGCAGAATtgacttttgaagatttttttacG CTATTCCTTGAGCAGCTGGAAGATGTAATTCAAGGGAAAGAGACTTCCATAAG TCATGAAGAGCTTGTGCTTAGAAGCCGAGATCAATCTGTATCTGATTATG TTGTTATGTTCTTCAGATTTGTTACTTCTGCTGCAATACAAAACCGCTCAGAATTTTTTGAACCTTTCATAATGGGTTTAACCAATACATCAGTTGAGCAG TTTTGCAAATCAGCTGTTGAACCAATGGGAGAAGAGAGCGACCATGTGCACATTACTGCCCTTTCAGATGCATTGGGTGTTCCCATCCGTGTTGTGTACCTCGACCGCAGCTCATGCGATACCGGCGGTGTCAGTGTAAATCATCATGATTTCATTCCATCTGCTGGTGATCTCCCAAGTTCAAGTGGTAGCTCTGAAAAGAAGAATCCCTTCATCACATTGCTATACCGTCCCGGTCACTATGATATCCTCTATCCAAAGTGA